In Deinobacterium chartae, a single genomic region encodes these proteins:
- a CDS encoding NAD-dependent epimerase/dehydratase family protein — translation MHSVAELEAAMATPSEALIEDLRRLDGDLLVLGAAGKMGPTLCQLAQNALNAAGTGRRVTAVSRFSSPGSRDALAAHGIQTLACDLLDDAQIDALPDCENVLFMVGTKFGTSGNPHLTWRNNVYVPARVADRYRASRIVVFSSGNVYPFSRLAHGGTSEETAPDPVGEYAQSVLGRERMFEYAAATYGTRVLQYRLNYAIDLRYGVLHEVARAVWEGRPVNVQMGAVNVIWQGDANEVALRALHHAANPPKILNVTGPETVSVRWLAERFGELLGLPVTLEGTESDTALLSNASQAHELFGYPRVTLREMMRLTADWVRRGGQSAGKPTHFQERQGKF, via the coding sequence ATGCACTCTGTTGCCGAACTCGAGGCCGCCATGGCCACCCCCAGCGAGGCCCTCATCGAAGACCTGCGCCGTCTGGACGGCGACCTGCTGGTTCTGGGCGCTGCAGGCAAGATGGGTCCCACCCTCTGCCAGCTCGCCCAGAACGCCCTGAACGCCGCCGGAACCGGGCGCCGCGTGACCGCCGTGTCCCGCTTCAGCAGCCCCGGCTCGCGCGACGCCCTTGCGGCCCACGGGATTCAAACCCTGGCCTGCGACCTGCTCGACGACGCCCAGATCGACGCCCTGCCCGACTGCGAGAACGTGCTGTTCATGGTGGGTACCAAGTTCGGCACCAGCGGCAATCCCCACCTCACCTGGCGCAACAACGTGTACGTGCCCGCCCGCGTCGCCGACCGCTACCGCGCCTCGAGGATCGTGGTGTTCTCCAGCGGCAACGTGTACCCGTTCAGCCGCCTCGCGCACGGCGGGACCAGCGAGGAAACCGCGCCGGACCCGGTCGGCGAGTACGCGCAGTCGGTGCTGGGCCGCGAGCGCATGTTCGAGTACGCCGCCGCCACCTACGGCACCCGGGTGCTGCAGTACCGCCTGAACTACGCCATCGACCTGCGCTACGGCGTGCTGCACGAGGTGGCGCGCGCGGTGTGGGAAGGGCGGCCGGTCAACGTGCAGATGGGGGCCGTGAACGTGATCTGGCAGGGCGACGCCAACGAGGTGGCCCTGCGCGCGCTGCACCACGCCGCCAACCCCCCGAAGATCCTCAACGTCACCGGCCCCGAGACGGTCAGCGTGCGCTGGCTGGCCGAACGCTTCGGCGAACTGCTGGGCCTGCCGGTGACCCTCGAGGGGACCGAGAGCGACACCGCGCTGCTCAGCAACGCTTCGCAGGCGCACGAACTGTTCGGCTACCCGCGCGTCACCCTGCGCGAGATGATGCGCCTCACCGCCGACTGGGTGCGCCGGGGCGGTCAGAGTGCCGGGAAACCCACGCACTTCCAGGAGCGGCAGGGGAAATTCTGA